The following proteins come from a genomic window of Micromonas commoda chromosome 2, complete sequence:
- a CDS encoding fanciful K+ uptake-b family transporter (possible potassium ion uptake): MRGAARRALDGARARVVDAASDRAMPTTGAITLSRAHNPLRHGKFAAMIPGDSAVETVITSGIFSTLNIYNTLLIGRLILTWFPNPPRQIVYPLATLCDPYLNLFRGIIPPIGGTIDLSPILAFTVLNVFTNTAAALPCEIDPETGEMKAPEKPRGIGAKFRERVELARARRAAKALKAQ, translated from the coding sequence atgcgcggcgccgcccgccgcgcgctcgacggcgcgcgcgcccgcgtggtCGACGCAGCATCCGATCGCGCGATGCccaccaccggcgccatCACCCTGTCGCGCGCGCACAACCCCCTCCGCCACGGAAAgttcgccgcgatgatcCCCGGCGACAGCGCGGTCGAGACGGTCATCACCTCCGGCATCTTCTCCACCCTCAACATATACAACACCCTGCTCATCGGCAGGCTCATCCTCACCTGGTtcccgaacccgccgaggcAGATCGTGTACCCCCTCGCCACGCTCTGCGACCCGTACCTCAACCTGTTCCGCGGGATCATCCCCCCCATCGGCGGTACCATCGACCTGAGCCCCATCCTGGCGTTCACCGTGCTCAACGTCTTCAccaacaccgccgcggcgctcccgtGCGAGATCGACCCGGAGACGGGCGAGATGAAGGCGCCGGAGAAGCCGAGGGGGATCGGCGCCAAGTTTAGGGAACGCGTGGagctggcgagggcgagacgggcggcgaaggcgttaAAGGCGCAGTAG
- a CDS encoding predicted protein → MAASMYRVEDAKVRNFYSPFYGHDVKDLSVALAAMRRRHERVVFLAGDSSLDNKYWFDDVAQALNGYEEFLAPQVMKKDVCYWINERCVAEGKSMGCVNTAVEATCLNDRAFGRLLPQDEFIRDNIARDDVLVVSVGGNDVALQPLLCTAINLAALVCCTPTACLERCACASPPNLGVDLGCLGCGLPGCVAGTCTGWPPGFGYVVDLFKNRVETYVRRLCAKTKPRKVLVCAIYYPEETTRGGWADASLRAMRYDANPGKLQLLIRKVFTHATVKIRVPGVEVVPVPLFEVLDSRDPRDYEQRVEPSAGAGAKMADAFHANF, encoded by the coding sequence atggcggcgtccatgTACCGCGTCGAAGACGCCAAGGTTCGCAACTTTTACTCCCCGTTTTACGGTCACGACGTCAAGGACCTGtcggtggcgctcgcggcgatgcgacggaggcacgagcgcgtcgtcttCTTGGCCGGGGATTCGTCGCTGGATAACAAGTACTGGttcgacgacgtggcgcAGGCGCTGAACGGGTACGAGGAGTTCCTCGCGCCTCAGGTGATGAAGAAGGACGTGTGCTACTGGATCAACGAgcggtgcgtcgcggagggtAAATCGATGGGGTGCGTCAacaccgcggtggaggcgacgTGCCTCAACGACCGAGCGTTCGGCAGGCTCTTGCCGCAGGATGAGTTCATCCGGGACaacatcgcgcgcgacgacgtgctggTGGTGAGCGTCGGTGGTAACGACGTGGCGCTCCAGCCCCTGCTCTGCACGGCCATCAatctcgcggcgctggtgtGCTGCACTCCCACCGCGTGCCTGGAGCGttgcgcgtgcgcgtcgccccccaACCTCGGAGTGGACTTGGGATGCCTCGGATGCGGATTACCAGGGTGCGTCGCGGGGACGTGTACTGGATGGCCGCCCGGGTTCGGGTACGTGGTGGACCTGTTCAAGAACAGGGTGGAGACGTACGTGCGACGGCTGTGCGCCAAGACCAAGCCGCGCAAGGTGCTCGTGTGCGCGATATACTACCCCGAGGAGACGACGAGAGGCGGGTGGGCGGATGCGTCTTTGCGAGCCATGCGCTACGACGCCAATCCGGGAAAGCTGCAGCTGCTCATTCGCAAGGTGTTTACGCACGCGACGGTGAAGATCAGGGTGCCGGGCGTGGAGGTGGTTCCCGTGCCGCTGTTCGAGGTGCTCGACAGCAGGGACCCGAGGGATTACGAGCAGCGGGTGGagccgagcgccggcgcgggcgcgaagatGGCGGACGCATTTCACGCAAACTTTTAG
- the CDKA gene encoding cyclin dependant kinase a (Cyclin dependant kinase A with a PSTAIRE cycling binding site; expressed), with product MSAPKPAPGVTSVNPPRKTPATMDNFEKVEKIGEGTYGVVYKARDRRDDSVVALKRIRLDQEEEGVPSTAIREISLLKELKHENIVSLMDVIHQDKKLYLVFEFLDVDLKKHLDTHPHVSNDRRVIKGYLYQMCAGIAYCHSHRVLHRDLKPQNLLVDQTTNVLKLADFGLARAFGIPLRAYTHEVVTLWYRSPEILLGARHYSTPVDVWSIGCIFAEMINHAPLFPGDSEIDELFRIFRVLGTPDDGAWQGVEQLPDYKTQFPQWRAKEWKDICPSLDEAGLDLLEQMLQYAPHKRISARDACNHRFFDDYEPSTERPRPSDRFGREGGLKKRRSDGAGEGARGEGRGAGGATRGGGSDGESPPSKGSRDENDAKDANDAE from the exons ATGTCCGCGCCCAAGCCAGCGCCCGGGGTCACCTCCGTGAACCCGCCGAGGAAGACCCCGGCCACGATGGACAACTTCGAGAAGGTTGAGAAGATCGGGGAGGGAACGTACGGCGTCGTGTACAAGGCCAGAGATCGCAGGGACGACTCCGTGGTGGCGCTCAAGCGGATCCGGCTGGACCAGGAGGAGGAAGGGGtcccgtcgacggcgatccGCGAGATCTCCCTCCTCAAGGAACTCAAACACGAGAATATCGTCAG CCTCATGGACGTGATCCACCAGGATAAGAAGCTCTACCTCGTCTTCGAGTTCCTCGACGTGGACCTCAAGAAGCACCTGGACACCCACCCGCACGTCAGCAACGACAGGCGCGTCATCAAAGGCTACCTCTACCAGATGTGCGCCGGCATCGCGTACTGCCACTCGCACCGCGTCTTACACCGCGACCTGAAGCCCCAGAACCTGCTGGTGGACCAGACCACGAACGTGTTGAAGCTCGCGGACTTTGggctcgcgagggcgttcGGTATCCCGCTTCGGGCGTACACGCACGAGGTTGTCACGCTGTGGTACCGGAGCCCCGAGATCTTGCTGGGCGCCCGGCACTACAGCACCCCGGTGGACGTGTGGAGCATCGGGTGCATCTTCGCCGAGATGATCAACCACGCGCCCCTCTTCCCGGGCGACTCCGAGATCGACGAGCTCTTCCGCATcttccgcgtcctcggcacgcccgacgacggcgcgtggcAAGGGGTGGAGCAGCTCCCAGACTACAAGACGCAGTTCCCGCAGTGGAGGGCCAAGGAGTGGAAGGACATATGCCCGAgcctggacgaggcggggcTCGATTTACTGGAGCAGATGCTGCAGTACGCGCCGCACAAGCGGAtcagcgcgagggacgcgtgcAACCACAGGTTCTTTGACGATTACGAGCCGAGCACCGAGCGACCGAGGCCGAGCGATCGGTtcggccgcgagggcggtctTAAGAAGAGGCGGagcgatggcgccggcgagggggcccggggcgaggggcgaggggcgggcggggcgacaCGCGGGGGGGGCAGCGACGGGGAGTCTCCACCGTCGAAGGGCTCCAGGGACGAAAACGACGCCAAGGatgcgaacgacgccgagtAG
- a CDS encoding predicted protein encodes MSATMSAMASIAPVAQTRFGSAKSQKVVARRAVVARAVAEAEAKPEKPKRKFVKKNVTVQDADIAVGNKYEGKVVRHPSETLSSPPVPSRRRVKPGKRGSRGASRVGSGPAPHVSFRGPTSPNPAASGLRRCFFLSSRGVGGGRGTRGSPKKRVQEYGCFVDFGAKNDGLVHISELKDGFVENVTDVVSADQAVTVWVKSIDAEKGRISLTMKPPPTADELEAIKAKEAEREAKFAARKAQQAEARAAAEKVKAIKKGTAFEGEVKSVQPFGAFVEIMEGVEGLVHVTEMSDDYNVDVADFCKVGDKVSVKVLDVDGAKVKLTMKDKVDISSVVEEVLQEVEAGASMMEFAFKSKGITAGQFPAGNDKEKPAAKKAEKKEEPKPEAPKAEAPKAEAPKAEAPKAEAPKAEAPKAEGAAISAKAVKELRDQSGAGMMDCKKALTECNGDMEEAVVWLRKKGMASADKKASRIAAEGAVGAYIHGGSRLGVIVEVNCETDFVARGDKFKELVGDIAMQVAANIDVEYVSPEDADPAMIAAEKEVQMKMEDMLSKPENIREKIVQGRLDKMVNEKALLKQDYIKDTSITVEELIKQATAEIGEKISIRRFVKYNLGEGLEKKNEDFAAEVEAQTKALQKKAEEKKEEAPKEEEKKEEAAKPTVAISAKDVKVLRDKSGAGMMDCKKALGECGGDIEEAVVWLRKKGMASADKKASRIAAEGAVAQYIHAGARLGVLVEVNCETDFVARGDKFKELVADIAMQVAACPDVEYVSPEDADPAMIAAEKEVQMKMEDLQSKPENIREKIVQGRLDKMVNEKALLKQDYIKDTSKSVEELIKEATAEIGEKISIRRFVKYNLGEGLEKRNEDFAAEVAAQMGK; translated from the exons ATGTCCGCCACGATGTCTGCCATggcctccatcgcgcccgtcgcgcag ACCCGCTTCGGCTCCGCCAAGTCCCAAAaggtcgtcgcccgccgcgccgtcgtcgcgcgcgccgtcgccgaggctgaggccaagCCCGAGAAGCCCAAGCGCAAGTTCGTCAAGAAGAACGTCACCGTGCAGGACGCCGACATCGCCGTCGGCAACAAGTACGAGGGCAAAGTGGTGCGTCATCCCTCCGAAACCCTCTCTTCGCCACCCGtaccgtcgcgccgccgggtgaAACCGGGGAAAAGGGGctcgcggggcgcgtcgcgggtcggCTCCGGGCCGGCACCGCATGTTTCGTTTCGCGGACCCACCAGCCCAAACCCTGCGGCCTCGGGGTTGCGTCGATGCTTTTTCCTATCcagtcgcggcgtcgggggcggtcgcggcACGCGCGGGTCTCCCAAG AAGCGCGTGCAGGAGTACGGCTGCTTCGTCGACTTTGGCGCCAAGAACGACGGCCTCGTGCACATCTCCGAGCTCAAGGATGGCTTCGTCGAGAACGTCACCGACGTGGTCTCCGCGGACCAGGCCGTGACCGTCTGGGTCAAgtccatcgacgcggagaagggcCGCATCTCCCTCACCATGAAgcccccgcccaccgcggacgagctcgaggcgatcaaggccaaggaggctgagcgcgaggCTAAGTTTGCCGCCAGGAAGGCGCAGCAGGCTGAGGCCAGGGCCGCGGCCGAGAAGGTCAAGGCCATCAAGAAGGGCACCGCgttcgagggcgaggtcAAGTCCGTCCAGCCCTTCGGCGCCTTCGTCGAGATCatggagggcgtcgagggtctCGTGCACGTCACCGAGATGTCCGACGACTACAACGTGGACGTGGCCGACTTTTGCAAGGTGGGCGACAAGGTCTCCGTCAAGgtgctcgacgtcgacggcgccaaggtgAAGCTCACCATGAAGGACAAGGTTGACAtctcctccgtcgtcgaggaggtgctcCAGGAGGTGGAGGCTGGCGCCTCCATGATGGAGTTTGCCTTCAAGTCCAAGGGCATCACCGCCGGACAGTTCCCGGCGGGAAACGATAAGGAAAagcccgccgcgaagaaggctgaaaagaaggaggagcccaAGCCCGAGGCccccaaggctgaggcccccaaggctgaggcccccaaggctgaggcccccaaggctgaggcccccaaggctgaggcccCCAAGGCTGAGGGTgccgccatctccgccaAGGCTGTCAAGGAGCTCCGCGACCAGTCCGGCGCCGGCATGATGGACTGCAAGAAGGCGCTCACCGAGTGCAACGGCGACATGGAGGAGGCTGTCGTCTGGCTTCGCAAGAAGGGCATGGCCTCCGCCGACAAGAAGGCCtcccgcatcgccgcggagggtgccgtcggcgcctACATCCACGGTGGTTCCCGCCTCGGCGTGATTGTCGAGGTCAACTGCGAGACTGACTttgtcgcgcgcggtgacaagttcaaggagctcgtcggcgacatcGCCATGCAGGTCGCCGCCAACATCGACGTCGAGTACGTGtcccccgaggacgccgaccccgccatgatcgccgccgagaaggaggtgCAGATGAAGATGGAGGACATGCTCTCCAAGCCCGAGAACATTCGCGAGAAGATTGTCCAGGGCCGCCTTGACAAGATGGTCAACGAGAAGGCTCTCCTCAAGCAGGACTACATCAAGGATACTTCCAtcaccgtcgaggagctcatcaAGCAGGCTACCGCGGAGATCGGCGAGAAGATCTCCATCCGCCGCTTCGTCAAGTacaacctcggcgagggcttGGAGAAGAAGAACGAGGACTTTGCCGCTGAGGTTGAGGCTCAGACCAAGGCTCTCCAGAAGAAggccgaggagaagaaggaggaggctcccaaggaggaggagaagaaggaagAGGCTGCCAAGCCCACCGTCGCCATCTCCGCCAAGGACGTTAAGGTGCTCCGCGACAAGTCCGGCGCCGGCATGATGGACTGCAAGAAGGCCCTTGGTGAGTGCGGTGGTGACATCGAGGAGGCTGTCGTCTGGCTTCGCAAGAAGGGCATGGCCTCCGCCGACAAGAAGGCCtcccgcatcgccgcggagggtgccgtcgctcAGTACATCCACGCCGGCGCTCGTCTCGGcgtgctcgtcgaggtcAACTGCGAGACTGacttcgtcgcgcgcggtgacaagttcaaggagctcgtcgccgacatTGCCATGCAGGTCGCCGCCTGCCCTGATGTCGAGTATGTGtcccccgaggacgccgaccccgccatgatcgccgccgagaaggaggtgCAGATGAAGATGGAAGATCTTCAGAGCAAGCCCGAGAACATCCGCGAGAAGATTGTCCAGGGCCGCCTCGACAAGATGGTCAACGAGAAGGCTCTCCTCAAGCAGGACTACATCAAGGACACTTCCAAGTctgtcgaggagctcattaaggaggccaccgcggagaTCGGCGAGAAGATCTCCATCCGCCGCTTCGTCAAGTacaacctcggcgagggcttGGAGAAGAGGAACGAGGACTttgccgccgaggtggctGCGCAGATGGGCAAGTAA
- a CDS encoding hypothetical protein (Contains DUF938 domain This family consists of several hypothetical proteins from both prokaryotes and eukaryotes. The function of this family is unknown. putative uncharacterized protein): protein MTSTAARLLAGSFRSFAHSRATLALNRASSSRIGPHVRGAQFARSAMASFGPEPPPAKKAKENSWDKNGDTFNKVASSAAAERNRQPIADVVVPLLAHLDCGLVVELACGTGQHVAHVAPLLPNLTWLPTDLTDESFGSVTHHTRGLENVLEPGVLDASDANWPDRFAGSWEPPAAVLVVNLTHISPWEATVGAVVGSAKLLEDTINGLLMIYGPFKRGGKHTSEGNATFDASLRERNPAWGYRDVEAVDALGQTHGFVMEKVHEMPANNFMLIMRRRAKIEPAE from the coding sequence ATGACATCGACCGCggctcgcctcctcgccggttCCTTCCGCTCGTTCGCCCACTCAcgcgcgaccctcgcgctcaaccgcgcgtcgtcgtcgcgcatcgGACCCCACGTCAGGGGAGCCCAGTTCGCGCGGTCCGCCATGGCCTCCTTCggacccgagccgccgcccgccaagaaggccaaggaaAACTCCTGGGACAAGAACGGCGACACCTTCAACAAGGtggcgagcagcgccgccgcggagcgcaaCCGCCAGcccatcgccgacgtcgtcgtcccgctGCTCGCCCATCTCGACTGCGGGCTGGTGGTGGAGCTCGCGTGCGGCACCGGTCAGCACGTCGCGCACGTGGCGCCCTTACTCCCGAACCTGACGTGGCTCCCCACCGACCTCACCGACGAGTCCTTCGGCTCCGTCACGCACCACACGCGTGGGTTGGAGAACGTGCTGGAGCCCGGGGTgttggacgcgagcgacgccaaTTGGCCCGATCGGTTCGCCGGGTCGTGggagccccccgccgccgtgctcgtgGTGAACCTGACGCACATATCCCCGTGGGAGGCCACCGtgggcgcggtcgtcgggtCCGCCAAGCTGCTGGAGGACACGATCAACGGGTTGTTGATGATATACGGCCCGTTCAAGCGCGGTGGGAAGCACACGTCCGAAGGTAACGCGACGTTCGATGCGAGTCTTCGAGAGCGGAACCCGGCGTGGGGGTACagggacgtcgaggcggtggacgcgttggGTCAAACGCACGGGTTCGTCATGGAGAAGGTGCACGAGATGCCGGCGAACAACTTCATGCTGATAATGCGCAGGCGGGCGAAGATCGAGCCAGCGGAGTAG
- a CDS encoding DnaJ protein (DnaJ domains (J-domains) are associated with hsp70 heat-shock system and it is thought that this domain mediates the interaction. DnaJ-domain is therefore part of a chaperone (protein folding) system.): MTRACLVAIVLTLSTTGGSWLASAAPPAIPPCIPGSASDAPNCYQLLDVPLTATTKQIKKAYRRRALDVHPDKCGANCGEEANKRFVDLAFAYETLGDESTRGRYERGGGVWAPRAADDDESSSSSSIYASHSDAWARSQFDLARDPLLTVRGWATLFCIVAVGVLGDRSLRAAEIRARQRRRSGDVAATAERGVRSAALARQGDERRRVNAHVSVSRQRREARRRELREAIHASWNAPRELSEVLSDTNVANAGPKSAPRTLPRRVQSLIEETRAIAASSEKLAKETAKAAMRASFASADDDRYDDRYDDAAALAREKVTGTDADAGAAAMVRAVRGRTSANAWESSVVGEETLRQALIAWGKDAAAKDREWTRRRRRDVDESGRTSDHPGVSDHPDGGVAEELAALAESLREWGRLSREFGRLALELVGHARRCAAAVAAADRVRAAAESSATNPGGAVAVPWTKQEKATLKAAMAKYPKGHLRRWEMVAREFEGSRTVDEIRRFVAEMIVAVRNKDAVLGAVSRNP; the protein is encoded by the coding sequence atgacgcgcgcgtgcctcgtcgccatcgtgCTGACGCTATCGACGACGGGGGGTTCGTGGCTCGCCTCGGCAgccccgcccgcgatccCGCCGTGCATACCCGGatcggcgagcgacgcgcccaaCTGCTACCAGCTCCTGGACGTGCCgctcacggcgacgaccaaGCAGATCAAGAAGGCGTACCGTCGACGGGCGCTGGACGTCCATCCCGACAAGTGCGGCGCCAACTGCGGGGAGGAGGCCAACAAGCGcttcgtcgacctcgcctTCGCGTACGagaccctcggcgacgaatCGACTCGAGGGAGGtacgaacgcggcggcggggtatgggcgccgcgcgccgccgacgacgacgagtcgtcgtcctcgtccagcaTCTACGCGTCGCACTCCGACGCGTGGGCGCGATCGCAGTTCGACCTCGCAAGGGATCCGCTGCTGACGGTGCGGGGATGGGCCACCCTATTTTGCATCGTCGCGGTTGGCGTCCTGGGCGACAGgtcccttcgcgccgcggagatcaGGGCCAGGCAGCGCCGGaggagcggcgacgtcgccgcgacggccgagcgcggcgttcggtccgccgcgctcgcgaggcaaggggacgagcgacgacgtGTTAACGCGCACGTCAGCGTCAGCCGTCAGCGGAGGGAAGCGCGGAGGCGGGAGCTGAGGGAGGCGATTCACGCGTCCTGGaacgcgcctcgcgagctgTCGGAGGTGCTGTCGGACACCAACGTGGCGAACGCCGGACCGAAGTCGGCCCCTCGGACGTtaccgcgacgcgtccaaaGCCTCATCGAGGAGACGAGGGCCatcgcggcttcgtcggaaAAACTCGCAAAAGAaacggcgaaggcggcgatgcgagccagcttcgcgagcgcggatgacgaccgttacgacgaccgttacgatgacgcggcggcgttggcccGCGAGAAGGTGAccgggacggacgcggacgccggtgCAGCGGCGATGGTTCGCGCCGTGCGGGGGCGGACGAGCGCCAACGCGTGGGAGTCGTCGGTGGTTGGCGAGGAGACGCTGCGGCAGGCTCTCATCGCGTGGGgcaaggacgccgccgcgaaggacagggagtggacgaggcggcgtagacgcgacgtcgatgaAAGCGGCAGAACAAGCGACCATCCCGGCGTCAGCGACCATcccgacgggggcgtcgcggaggagctcgccgcgctcgccgagtcgCTCAGGGAGTGGGGGCGGCTTTCCAGGGAGTTTGGTCGGTTGGCGCTGGAGCTGGTGGGACACGCGCGaaggtgcgcggcggcggtggcggcggcggatcgcgtgcgcgccgccgccgagtcgtcGGCCACCaacccgggcggcgccgtcgccgtgccgtGGACCAAACAGGAGAAGGCGACGCTCAAagccgcgatggccaagTACCCCAAGGGACACTTAAGGCGCTGGGAGATGGTGGCGAGGGAATTCGAGGGATCGCGAACCGTCGACGAGATTCGTCGattcgtcgccgagatgaTCGTGGCGGTGAGGAACAAGGACGCCGTGCTGGGCGCGGTGTCGAGAAACCCGTGA
- a CDS encoding predicted protein, producing MVRSGGLLDDPRGLDKARPRTWRRRLIRLVSLGVVVYAANALLGLAEPAPSSRQIRGVSSSGDPDCVRGGVQCDANPANPARPTIDAVALRLPDPDPSSGKSRFYSANHWFHVSEFHARNHARLRSIDALPPLRRGNGVVIALADDAWKAQLRPMTRLLLAAAYTDGRASRVSFALPSSVQNHNRDGTRWGRGLDGSTGLACGWSKTSWHVTPEQPLRDRFVKCAGWSGRGTSCEPADATLATDGGGDVTFGAVKSERGDWAPTLRDVRSLRDTIDRLCAEGGAEGGAEGGAEGGTSRRLEAKEGKADTQGKAERAVAELEGHACMGGGGVTTFRHVVVYQRDAGRRLEGAEEAANALVRALPGGTGAWRHSVVTHHENLPPCLLKRCLGNADVLVTPHGFQSMLYILLKPGAMMYEVFPHRYYKHGYKRAALEWGLAHGMSLSPPRGALPTLISRAFTTGGCMSMYYCRYFARKGDVALEARDVEAIARAVRASDRDAQGVALDPRGSQRWMRDPNGAVGRRECLAACAANHSCQRIKLVDDGGGESGGSDSPGGSDDETEASLENGGVCMLRVDSEQGERDGDVIGAGIYNNKCWVPGC from the coding sequence ATGGTGCGCTCGGGTGGTCTGCTAGACGACCCAAGAGGGCTCGACAAGGCACGCCCGAGGACATGGAGACGAAGACTCATCCGTCTCGTCTCCCTCGGCGTGGTGGTCTacgccgccaacgccctCCTGGGCCTCGCCGAGCCGGCACCCTCCTCTAGGCAGATCCGCGGGGTCTCATCGTCCGGCGACCCGGActgcgtccgcggcggcgtccagtgcgacgcgaaccccgcgaaccccgcgcgtcccacgatcgacgcggtggctcTGAGGCTGCCGGATCCCGACCCGAGCAGCGGCAAGTCGCGGTTCTACTCCGCCAACCACTGGTTCCACGTGTCCGAGTTTCACGCGAGGAATCACGCGAGGCTGCGATCGATCGACGCGCTTCCGCCGCTTCGCCGGGGCAACGGGGTGGTCATCGCgctggcggacgacgcgtggaAGGCTCAGCTGAGGCCGATGACGCGGCTGCTGCTTGCGGCGGCGTACACggacggacgcgcgtcgcgggtgagCTTCGCGCTGCCCTCATCCGTCCAGAACCACAACCGCGATGGCACCAGGTGGGGCCGAGGCCTCGACGGATCCACCGGCTTGGCGTGCGGGTGGAGTAAAACGTCGTGGCACGTCACCCCCGAACAGCCCCTGCGCGATAGGTTCGTCAAGTGCGCGGGGTGGAGCGGGCGAGGGACGAGCTGCgaacccgcggacgcgacgctcgcgacggacggcggcggcgacgtcacctTCGGCGCGGTCAAATCCGAGCGAGGCGATTGGGCTCCGACGCTTCGCGACGTGCGCTCGCTGAGGGACACCATCGACCGGCTGTgcgccgaggggggtgccgaaggGGGTGCCGAAGGGGGTGCCGAAGGGGGCACGTCTCGGCGcctcgaggcgaaggagggtAAGGCGGATACACAGGGCAAGGCGGAGCGGGCTGTTGCCGAGCTGGAGGGGCACGCGTGCatggggggcggcggtgtcaCGACTTTccgccacgtcgtcgtctaCCAGCGCGACGCTGGCAGGCGTTTGGAGGgtgcggaggaggcggcgaacgcgctcgtgcgGGCTCTTCCCGGCGGTACCGGGGCGTGGAGGCACAGCGTGGTGACGCACCACGAAAACTTACCCCCGTGTCTCTTAAAGCGGTGCCTGGGCAACGCCGACGTGCTCGTCACCCCGCACGGTTTTCAGTCGATGCTCTACATCCTGTTGAAGCCCGGCGCGATGATGTACGAGGTGTTTCCGCACAGGTACTACAAGCACGGGTacaagcgcgcggcgctggagtgGGGCTTGGCGCACGGCATGTCGCTgtcgccgccccggggcGCGCTGCCGACGCTCATATCGCGCGCGTTCACCACCGGCGGGTGCATGTCGATGTACTACTGCAGGTACTTTGCGAGAAAAGGGGACGTGGCGTTGGAGGCGCGGGACGTGGAGGCCATCGCGAGGGCCGTGAGGGCGTCGGACAGGgacgcgcagggcgtcgcgctggaccCTCGCGGTTCGCAGAGGTGGATGCGAGATCcgaacggcgccgtcggtcgTCGGGAGTGCTtagccgcgtgcgccgctAACCACTCGTGCCAGCGGATCAAACTCGtcgatgacggcggcggcgaaagtGGCGGTTCGGATTCCCCCGGCGGTTCGGATGACGAAACAGAGGCGTCGTTGGAGAATGGGGGCGTTTGTATGCTGAGGGTGGACTCGGAGCAAggggagcgcgacggggacgtcaTCGGCGCGGGAATCTACAACAACAAGTGTTGGGTGCCGGGTTGCTGA